The Arachis ipaensis cultivar K30076 chromosome B03, Araip1.1, whole genome shotgun sequence region ataaaaacaaCAGTAATAGATTTCCAGCTTACATTTTATCTTGGGATGAGAAGAGGAATTGTTTTTTACAATGCTCATTTGGACATTACCAAGAGCACTGGATATACTTGATCCAGCTTTAAACTGGGTAACAATGCATATATATTGGCCTTTAATTGCTATTCTAAGGTGACAATCCAATATTATCATGAAAGGATATTCTTTCCTCCATCCCTTTTCATTGGCCAGAGCAATGcgattttgtaacaattttatctCCCTTGGGATCCACTGTCACATATAGCAGAATAGAAAGACAAATAACATCACATGCTATTAGAAAAATGAAGTATTTAGCACAAAAGTTAAAATGATCATTTAAAGGGAAAATTACAAAATTGCCAGCCTAATAGATTTAGCACCCGCTGGAATGTGCAAAAGTGAGATGAGACTTCCATTAATTGTAGCCTTATAGTATTCTTGATTCAGTTATGCACTAGCATAAGTTTTGACCATAAAACTTCTGAAAATATAAACTAAACTATTTCCTTTGTTAAATTTATGCTCATGCATAGCATCTGTTGCAATCTATTTTACGAAAGCATAGACCCAATCTAATTGCTAGGCTACACAAAATTCCAATTTGAAAAATATTGAATTTTATCTTTACAATAGAAAAGGGATTCAGAAAACCCATAAAGTCGATATGATACATACATGTCTTATTATATCCTCATGCAGACTCCTGGCTTTCTGATCCAGCTCCAGCTGTGAAACATAATGAGGCGGTTATTATCTCTCTACATTACTCTATTAATCTGATCAATTACATGGTTTTTCAAGTCAAACTCTTATTCACCAGAACCCTACTGCTCAAACCACAAGTGATGAAACAGCTAAAAATATGGGTTCGAAGAGACCAACCATAACTAGAAATTAAGAAATAGACAAATGGCCCTAAATTTAGAAAAGCATCTATTTTCCAGAAGCAACAGGTATGAATGCCTCTTCCAGCTTCCCTATGATTTACATCAGTGATACACAGGAAACTTACTACAGTAGGCTGTTTGAGCAAGCCATTTCTCATTCTCTCGCACAGATCTTTACATTCTTCCTGCAAATAATGCTATATGTCAATAATTATGAACATACAAACTAGGACCATTGCTGACTATGTAGCTTAAACCTGAAAACTAGGCACAATTTCTTGTAAGAGTTGCAAACAAAACTAACTAATCCACCTTGTTacaatcaactaactactctaaatAACTAAGTGTCCAAGAAAATATGAAAAATCTGATTTCATTAAGAAATTATTACTTATTTTGCTCCNNNNNNNNNNNNNNNNNNNNNNNNNNNNNNNNNNNNNNNNNNNNNNNNNNNNNNNNNNNTTAGAACAGTATTAATACCTCTGTAAAGTCATCATCTGAAACTTTCAAAATAGGTACATCATTTAGCTCATTTGAAAGTGTAAGCAGAATCTCTCTGTTGATTTCATCATTCTTTGGTCTGTTTATTCCTGTGGTTGATGCAGACACAGAAAGTCAACATATGCATATTGTAATATCTGCTAGCCAGTAAAAGGAATCAACATTCTGCAGCAATGTGTTATGCTATTAGGGAACAAATATTGTGATCAAAGATTTAGATGTTATACCTCATTTTATATTTCATTTCCCAATAGTTCTTGTTCTTTAAATTATTAGTTATCTTTTTCTTGCATATTTTACCATAAGCAATCTTCTGCAGCTCTTCACTATAGAGCATACCTTCAATGCATTTATATGAGAGCACTCTAGAAATAAGATAATCAAACAAGGACCTTAGGTAGAGTACTAACGTTTTACATACAGTAAAATTAACTAGTAACCACTATGattgcattaaaaataaataaatcagaaGGTTGTCCCTTTGTGACCAGTAACTTCTGGCCATCCCAAAAACAATTACCTAGTACTTGCTCAAGCTTATGTGAGTTTTTCTGAAATATTTCATATGGATTAGTTCTGACTCTTACAAAACTTCCAATCACTTTGCAATCAAATTTTTCTGGTTGCTTCAAAAGTTCTTCGACCAAACTTCTCTTCAGATACACAAGCTTGAGGTTTGCACTGACAATGGCTGCAAAACAGCTTTTCTGCTCTTCTAAATCTACATTCTTATGAGAGTGTGTACTCGAAATCAATTTTCTCTTCCTTGAAAGATTCAATCGTTCATTGGTATCCCTATCTTCTGAAGTAATACTGGTATCAACCTCCATGTCCTCAGAGTTATCAGAAAAATGCTTTGCGAGAAGCTTATATATACTGTTCCTATTCACTGATTTCCTCCCAAGTAAAGACCTTAATTGTACATCACAAAGCACCTTTCTCTTCTTCTCGGGGTCGAAAAGCTTGTTCTCTTTGCAGTAGTCCATGATGATAGAAGCAACCTCTTGTTCAGAAAATTCCCTGCTCGTGTCTTTACCAACACTCTGAAGAAAATCCATGAGAATTCTTGAACACCATCCAATAAACTCCATTTGCTTATCTTTCAGCTTTCCATttattgattttttctttttgacgcacctcttctttttcttcccctGTTTAACTCCAGCAGTGTTATACAGATCATTGTCAGAAACTATAAAGTCACTCCCATCAGATTCTCCAATATCATCTTCCCCTTCACCAATTTCGTCTAGACCAACATCAGACTTCGAGTTTTTACCACTCTTCAGGACCTTATATGCTTTAGAAACATGCTGTGACTTCAGCCCTTCCTTTCCTTTGATATTTTCATAATATTCTGAAAATAAGCATTCATATGTACTGGGATCTTTGAAGTCTACCTTTCCCTGTTATTaggggaaaaaaaaaacacataaaaatATGTGACAAGAGAAGCATACAAGAATGAAGAGATAAAATTGATCGGAAATCATACCAAATGAGAATGTGCAAgagaggaggaaaagaaaaaggaGGGAGGGGATCAAATAGCACATTTTTTTATGATCAATgagaaaaatattaaatttgttaCATAACGAAGTAAATTCCACAAGAGTTGCATCAGAATTTTATTCAGCCGCATGAAACTTTTTGTTCATGTCAGAGTTCAATCCAAGATTCAATACAATAATTCCCTACTTAAAGTTTAATATAAAACTGAGACTTTTGTAATTTCTACAAAATGTAAGATTTTGGATACTAAATCTCCTTTCACGTAAGCCATATGAATATAAATATATAGTATCGAGTTAGTTCCTGTTTCACATTAAGGGTGAGTTTGTTTCAGCCCTTTTTCTTTTACTGAAAAAATCAGTTTCACATACTTCTATAGCTTttgattaaaattaattttcagcTTTTTTCAACTATATAAAAAAATGAGTTGTAAAATcactttgaaaaataaaaaatcagaaaCAACCGCACCCTAAAACAATAAGCCAATAATGCATCCCTTTTAAAGGCTGCATTATTATTGTCTCAGCATAAAAATCCTGCATAATTAGTATAAACAAATTCTAAaatgtaaaaaactaaaaacacacaaAAAGAAACAAATGGACCTTTTGTTAACTTTGTTTTCAAACTTTTTAAGATTTCTTCCTTTCTGAAGTATCAAAAAATTTTAGGATTCTAAATACTAGTTAGAACCTTAGTGGCTATATCTTACTCCATCAGAATCAATGTCAACATTTTCTTCAATTAGTATTGCAAGTTTTATGCAGTGATGACAGAGTCCTTTCTTCCCATTGATAACTACAAACTCAGCATCACATAGGCAGCGCCCACAAACAGCATTTGGGCAGCAAAAGCATCTAAACTTGGAGGCTTTCTGGCAAAGTGAGCAGATATGTGAATCTGCAAAAAGAATTTATCTGGAAGTCATTTAATGCCGAACGGACTAACATACATTTTAGCATACCATCTCAAATGAATTGCCAAGCATACATGAAAGCACATTTCCTCATGACAACAAAGACATGTTCTTCAATAACACAAAGCTCTGCCGGACTACCACCTcgttaagaaaataaaatacactACATATGCCATCTATGAAGGTTTAAGACATATCGAATACCAAATGTTTTAAAGGACGTCTGAGATATTCAAGATACGCAAGTTCGATGGTAAAGATTGAGTTAGACATAAGCATCTGCAGATTAAAATATTATGGTAGGAAATGACATCTTCATGTTGGAATCCATTGCAAGAATATGTAccatttgaaaaaaaatgaataactaaagaaagaaagaaatgcgTTCGAATACCTTGTATAGACCATAGAGATAAAGTGAAGCAGCTTACCACAAGTAAAATTTGTGTCAGCCTCCAAAAAGGAATCATCTTCCTTCACACAAGAAGGATGATAAGATTTAAGGCAATCCCTACAAGAAACATGGGTTAACCATCAAAATGGAAGTTACTCACAGAACAAAGTGTACCTTTGTAAAATGTTCCTAATCCAGATTCATCATCATTAACAAGCATACTAGTGACAGTGATGGCCAGGCTTGGTTAGACTATATTAGATATTTCCAAGTATACTACAATATCAAAGTTTACTACTTATTATTTACGATTAAGACAAACTAGGAAATTCTAGTTTTCTCCTATGCTTAATGAGAAAGATGAACCTCGGtgtatttaaaaagaaaaataaaggaaaaaaccCTAGATCATCAAAGCAATTATTTTAGCACGGAAATAACCATTGATAACTCTGGATCATCAAAATAACGGAAAAACTTTGTGCATGCTAAAAAATGAGCAAAATCATGGATTCTCATTTaaccaaaacaaaaatgaaacagCATCTAAATAATTTATGTTGCTGAGCTTACCCATAATCGCACACCCTCATCAACCCACCATCCTTGCACACAAAACACCAATCTTCAGCAACTTCCTCCTTTTTAATTTTGGATCTTTTCCCCATCTTATTTCAGGTATCAACTCAGTTCATCAGCAGTGCTTTACAAGAATCCTGTACAACACAGTTTGGAGAAACCAGAAATGAAGAGACCAGGGTGCATTATGCATTGCACTTAAAAGCAAgccccaacaaaaaaaaaaaaaattcttttttcttttagagAAAGTATGAACCTTTGAGAAACATGCAAATGTGAGTGATGACATTCACCAAATTCGAAAAGGCAGAAGAAAttcaaattaagaaaataaacatGCGAGGGTTTGTTCAAAAAAAAGGGGGGAAAAAAAAAATCACGGTTGCCAGCTGAGCAAAGCTTACTTACATTAAGAGGTATAAGAGAGTTTGCGTGTTGAAGCTGAAGTGATGGTGTGGCGCAGAGTGtgatcctcctcctcttcttattcttcttcgaAAATCGAAACAGTGATGGTGAGTGAGTGAATGTTGTGTCAACACCTAACACccccgaaaaagaagaaaaaaaagtgtacGGAGGGTGGTTTGTTGGGAGCACCAAAAAACAGAAATAGAGAGAGAGGACTCACTCACATTGGTGAGTAGTGAAGTGCATGCTGCCTGATGCGCATTAACAATCAACTATAGTTAAACCCGAGCATGTTTTTGTAGAAAGATTACACATACAAgtcattataatttattattttttattattaatatttaaaaatatgagataaaataagactttaaattattaaactaaaaaaattaaattaatggtTAAGTAATgatcaaaattaataaattttgataactcaataacattatttttaaataaaataatttaaaatagcaAATTTCAAACTAACCAAGAATAATGTCATGATCTTGAACATGCATTAATAATCATCTGTTAAGACTTAAAGAGTTAAGATCAACTCAgtctattaataaaaaaaattaagaataaaaaacgaaaaaaaaataaaattttggtaaaaatactcTTCATTAACACTTATTTCTTATTACAAATAATTCTTACATTCACAATTCAACTTTTACCTTTATTTAGCAACCGAGCCATCATGAAAGAAAAAACTCATGAACATTTTTCTGGGGATTTCTACCTAAGTGATTGACTAAGTGCAACAAAGtacaaaaaaaaagtcaaaacaaGAGATAAAGTTATCTGAATAAACCGGTTGAATGCATGAAGATCCAAGCTGAAGAGAATATTGACAAGAATGTTGTGTCTAAGATTTCTTATAAGGAATCGCCGTTGACCATGCCGGAAACATGGAAGGAGATCCCTACTAACCCTTATGAGAGTGTTGCGGTTGCGAAGGACGATTCCGACCCTGAGAATCGATGATACAAAGAGGATGATGATCTCTCCAAAGAGAACAAACCTTTTGACCCGTGTCCAACTATACCGATCACAAAAGATGAGTTCGAAGAATGGTGTAAACTGTAGCATGTCGCGCTCATAGTCAAAGTTCTAGGAAAAAGAGTGAGTTTGGGCTACATGGAACAACGATTGAGTAGAGATTGggttaaaaaagataagataaatgtGATCGATATATACTGTGACTATTTTTTGGTTCATTTTTCAGATGAAAAAAAACTATTTCCATGCTCTTCTTGGAGGACCATGGATGGTGGCAAGACATTATCTGATTGTGCAACGATGGAGACCTTTCTTTTTCTCGTCTGAGAATGAAGTTAAAAAGATTGCTGCTTGGATCCGTATTCCTAACTTGCCAATTGAATTGTATAATCATCGCTTCTTATGTAAAGTTGGGTCTACTATTGGTATTGTGTTAAAAGTTGATCGAGCTACCTCCATTCATTCTCGAGGGCATTTTGCTAGGATTTGTGTTAAGTTAGACTTGTCAAAGAAGCTGGTGCCTCGTATTTCGATTCTGAGAAATGTCCTTAACACGGAGTATGAAGGGTTGCATCTTATTTGTTTTTCTTGTGGAAAATATGGTCACCGATCTGATCTGTGTATGGAGGTGCCAAAAAAAATGGAGGTTAAGTGGAGCTAATTGCTACCGACTGTGGTGAAGCAGAAATGACAGAGACTATTGTTGGCAATCAAGCCAATAGCGCCAATTAAGGAATTTTCGTATCAAGTAAGAATAACCAAGATCCTCCTGATTTTGGACTTTGGATGATGGTTAGGAGACAAATCAGAAAGAGGTATACaccggaaaaaaaaaaaatcatgggaATATATCCAATGCAAATTtggaagaaaataatattattgagACTGTGATGAGGTTTAAAGTGTTAAATGAGGAAGGAAATAATTTGTACCAAGACAATAATGTGCATGAAGAGCCGATTAAGTATGGAACCATGCATGATGGATCGATTGCCCTTGTTAGTGTGGAAgcccaaaataaaaaaagaagttaCAAATCAAATTGTCAAAAAGGTCTTAAAACCTGGGGCTGAAAAAAAATCCAAAGTTTCAAAAAGAATAGTATCAATTCCAAGCTTGGGCTTAATAGTCAAGTAAGACTAAATAAGTATAAAGGCAAGAATCCCATCACTTTCCCCCACTTACTGGAGCTCCTGTAGACCCGAATCATAAACAACAATCACCACATAAAGACTCAGTGAAAGCTTCTTCGAAGAATTTGGAGAGGAACAAAATGGAGCATGAGATTATGGAAagtgatggtaatcagtggctaagagaatggggcgggttgaatcttagcccccttttgcTTAATATTAATTTctaaattttcaagaaatttttggaGATATTTCTACTTTTTGTCTCGTGTCGAGTTGAGAGACACTTTTATTTTGTCTCGTGTCGGGTTGAgagatattttttgtttttatctcctgatgaacagaaacagagaaaggagtagagaagaagaatgaacaccagatatatcctggttcagccactaggtgcaatgtagcctatatccagtctctatcacaacaatgatagaatttcactatctctttttcaagattacaatcaccaattcttccctaggaactacccattTCTATTTGGGACAAATCTAGATTCTATCCCCAAATCTGAACTTGACTAGGACTTAACCCTAACTTTCaaccgcaaagtgctaacccaacttgtaaggaaatccccacaggatcatgaaacacaacatacagatgtacaaagaaactctgagacatctatggctttttctttaatattGATCACTGCCTTTTTcctctcactggctttttcttacaaatctcaccatgtttgcctttttcaccatgagactcagatAGACAATAAAacccattgaaggagaagaactctgttagcttaagatagctatgagaactctgtgctttttcttcttgatctcaacccttggccgttctcccttaatatagaaggggaaacttccaaggttgaaaccggttcaaccaagcAACTTCTTCTCCAACCCAAAAACAGCTTTGGACCGGACAAAGAGAAGAAAGAGGGAAAACCAAAAACtaacatgcatgtacctctctcaacccttttcatcaagctccttCATTTTGAACCCTTGATCTTGACTTTGGCCCCAAGAAAGGATTCGGACCCTCGATGATCTTCTAACCCAGGACAGCTTCTTCCtttccatttttgcttcttcctatcCGTAGCTTCAGAGGCTAGCTTCCTTCTCTGATGAACAAAAATGAAAGTGAACTTTTGCAAACGAGATCTTCTTCTTTGACAGAGGCGGATCCTTTCTTTTCTTGGTATGGAAAATCTTGAAGCTCTTCTTCAAATCTTGCA contains the following coding sequences:
- the LOC107632579 gene encoding zinc finger CCCH domain-containing protein 44-like isoform X2; translation: MGKRSKIKKEEVAEDWCFVCKDGGLMRVCDYGDCLKSYHPSCVKEDDSFLEADTNFTCDSHICSLCQKASKFRCFCCPNAVCGRCLCDAEFVVINGKKGLCHHCIKLAILIEENVDIDSDGGKVDFKDPSTYECLFSEYYENIKGKEGLKSQHVSKAYKVLKSGKNSKSDVGLDEIGEGEDDIGESDGSDFIVSDNDLYNTAGVKQGKKKKRCVKKKKSINGKLKDKQMEFIGWCSRILMDFLQSVGKDTSREFSEQEVASIIMDYCKENKLFDPEKKRKVLCDVQLRSLLGRKSVNRNSIYKLLAKHFSDNSEDMEVDTSITSEDRDTNERLNLSRKRKLISSTHSHKNVDLEEQKSCFAAIVSANLKLVYLKRSLVEELLKQPEKFDCKVIGSFVRVRTNPYEIFQKNSHKLEQVLGINRPKNDEINREILLTLSNELNDVPILKVSDDDFTEEECKDLCERMRNGLLKQPTVLELDQKARSLHEDIIRHWIPREIKLLQNRIALANEKGWRKELFEYMDRKTKLETPSEQSRLLSDIPKVIPEIVDVKSSPEASPRKDDIEQNDLLEFAIGEAHNSIGLDSNHNGFASHLNRSSREGSPRKDDIEQNDLLEFAVGETHNSIGLDSKHNGFASHLIGRTDIADGRMLNVTLSATQTMKEKQSVSVANSVEAGMKGKQDTSTPTAKHKVQNSIPCVIVLSDDDEEDANITDITARRQVVENPEXXGVVKD
- the LOC107632579 gene encoding uncharacterized protein At5g08430-like isoform X3 — translated: MIPFWRLTQILLVGKVDFKDPSTYECLFSEYYENIKGKEGLKSQHVSKAYKVLKSGKNSKSDVGLDEIGEGEDDIGESDGSDFIVSDNDLYNTAGVKQGKKKKRCVKKKKSINGKLKDKQMEFIGWCSRILMDFLQSVGKDTSREFSEQEVASIIMDYCKENKLFDPEKKRKVLCDVQLRSLLGRKSVNRNSIYKLLAKHFSDNSEDMEVDTSITSEDRDTNERLNLSRKRKLISSTHSHKNVDLEEQKSCFAAIVSANLKLVYLKRSLVEELLKQPEKFDCKVIGSFVRVRTNPYEIFQKNSHKLEQVLGINRPKNDEINREILLTLSNELNDVPILKVSDDDFTEEECKDLCERMRNGLLKQPTVLELDQKARSLHEDIIRHWIPREIKLLQNRIALANEKGWRKELFEYMDRKTKLETPSEQSRLLSDIPKVIPEIVDVKSSPEASPRKDDIEQNDLLEFAIGEAHNSIGLDSNHNGFASHLNRSSREGSPRKDDIEQNDLLEFAVGETHNSIGLDSKHNGFASHLIGRTDIAGLPDGRMLNVTLSATQTMKEKQSVSVANSVEAGMKGKQDTSTPTAKHKVQNSIPCVIVLSDDDEEDANITDITARRQVVENPEXXGVVKD
- the LOC107632579 gene encoding uncharacterized protein At5g08430-like isoform X1, with protein sequence MGKRSKIKKEEVAEDWCFVCKDGGLMRVCDYGDCLKSYHPSCVKEDDSFLEADTNFTCDSHICSLCQKASKFRCFCCPNAVCGRCLCDAEFVVINGKKGLCHHCIKLAILIEENVDIDSDGGKVDFKDPSTYECLFSEYYENIKGKEGLKSQHVSKAYKVLKSGKNSKSDVGLDEIGEGEDDIGESDGSDFIVSDNDLYNTAGVKQGKKKKRCVKKKKSINGKLKDKQMEFIGWCSRILMDFLQSVGKDTSREFSEQEVASIIMDYCKENKLFDPEKKRKVLCDVQLRSLLGRKSVNRNSIYKLLAKHFSDNSEDMEVDTSITSEDRDTNERLNLSRKRKLISSTHSHKNVDLEEQKSCFAAIVSANLKLVYLKRSLVEELLKQPEKFDCKVIGSFVRVRTNPYEIFQKNSHKLEQVLGINRPKNDEINREILLTLSNELNDVPILKVSDDDFTEEECKDLCERMRNGLLKQPTVLELDQKARSLHEDIIRHWIPREIKLLQNRIALANEKGWRKELFEYMDRKTKLETPSEQSRLLSDIPKVIPEIVDVKSSPEASPRKDDIEQNDLLEFAIGEAHNSIGLDSNHNGFASHLNRSSREGSPRKDDIEQNDLLEFAVGETHNSIGLDSKHNGFASHLIGRTDIAGLPDGRMLNVTLSATQTMKEKQSVSVANSVEAGMKGKQDTSTPTAKHKVQNSIPCVIVLSDDDEEDANITDITARRQVVENPEXXGVVKD